A genomic segment from Nonomuraea helvata encodes:
- the nrdR gene encoding transcriptional regulator NrdR, with amino-acid sequence MHCPFCRHPDTRVIDSRSTDDGAAIRRRRTCPECGRRFTTQETVLLMVSKRSGVTEPFSRDKVVAGVRRACQGRPVSEDSLAQLGQRVEEAIRAKGAAELPSNEVGLAILGPLRDLDEVAYLRFASVYRGFESLADFEAEISQLKAEKGES; translated from the coding sequence GTGCACTGTCCGTTCTGTCGCCACCCTGACACCAGGGTCATCGACAGTCGCTCCACGGATGACGGCGCGGCGATCAGGCGTCGCCGCACCTGTCCCGAGTGCGGGCGCCGGTTCACCACGCAGGAGACCGTACTGCTCATGGTGAGCAAGCGCAGCGGAGTGACGGAGCCGTTCTCGAGAGACAAGGTCGTCGCGGGCGTGCGGCGGGCGTGTCAGGGCAGGCCGGTAAGCGAGGATTCGCTGGCGCAGCTCGGGCAGCGGGTGGAGGAGGCCATCAGGGCCAAGGGCGCGGCCGAGCTCCCCTCCAACGAGGTGGGCCTGGCCATCCTGGGCCCGTTGCGGGACCTCGACGAGGTGGCCTACCTGCGGTTCGCATCGGTGTATCGCGGTTTCGAGAGCCTGGCGGACTTCGAGGCCGAGATCTCACAGTTGAAGGCGGAGAAGGGGGAGTCATGA
- a CDS encoding LysM domain-containing protein, with protein sequence MARWRERRAVARMRRRSAPPLRLTRRGRVVVVVAMALLSLGGFWLGTRAAGHAEVRVVVTGHAGLPWVEVHEGDTLWHIAEALTRGDDPGPVVEEIKHLNGLPDSLIRPGTRLYVPGDTAALR encoded by the coding sequence GTGGCGAGATGGCGTGAGCGGCGGGCGGTGGCGCGGATGCGCCGGCGTTCCGCACCGCCGTTGCGGCTGACCCGGCGCGGGCGGGTCGTGGTGGTGGTCGCGATGGCGCTGCTGTCGCTGGGCGGGTTCTGGCTCGGCACGCGCGCGGCCGGGCACGCGGAGGTCCGGGTCGTGGTGACCGGCCACGCGGGCCTGCCGTGGGTGGAGGTGCACGAGGGCGACACGCTCTGGCACATCGCCGAGGCGCTCACCCGGGGGGACGATCCCGGCCCTGTCGTGGAGGAGATCAAGCATCTGAACGGGCTGCCCGACTCGCTCATCCGGCCCGGCACCCGGCTTTACGTCCCAGGCGACACCGCCGCCTTACGCTGA
- the lexA gene encoding transcriptional repressor LexA, giving the protein MSERDGANGVSDLAVRRRDSLGLTPRQRKILEVIRDSVQQRGYPPSMREIGEAVQLTSTSSVSHQLTALQRKGYLRRDPHRPRALEVRLPGEPVLWVDPDATNEEPTINRPTAAYVPLVGRIAAGGPILAEESVEDVFALPKQLVGEGTLFLLQVAGDSMIEAAIADGDWVVVRQQPVAESGDIVAAMIEGEATVKTFKRKDGHVWLVPHNSNYEPIPGDEASVLGKVVAVLRRL; this is encoded by the coding sequence ATGAGTGAGCGGGATGGCGCAAACGGGGTCAGCGACCTCGCGGTGCGCCGGCGCGATTCTCTGGGCCTGACGCCCAGGCAGCGCAAGATCCTCGAAGTCATTCGCGACTCAGTGCAACAGCGCGGCTATCCGCCCTCCATGCGCGAGATCGGCGAGGCGGTTCAGCTGACCAGCACGTCGAGCGTGTCGCACCAGTTGACGGCGCTGCAGCGTAAGGGCTATCTGCGACGTGACCCGCACCGGCCACGCGCGCTCGAGGTGCGCCTGCCGGGTGAGCCCGTGCTGTGGGTCGACCCCGACGCGACCAATGAGGAGCCGACGATCAACCGCCCCACGGCGGCTTACGTCCCGCTTGTCGGCCGCATCGCCGCCGGTGGTCCGATCTTGGCCGAGGAGAGCGTCGAAGACGTCTTCGCACTGCCCAAGCAGCTCGTCGGCGAGGGCACGCTGTTCCTGTTGCAGGTCGCCGGTGACTCGATGATCGAGGCCGCCATCGCCGACGGCGACTGGGTGGTCGTACGCCAGCAGCCGGTGGCGGAGAGCGGCGACATCGTGGCCGCGATGATCGAGGGCGAGGCCACCGTCAAGACCTTCAAGCGCAAGGACGGTCACGTCTGGCTCGTTCCGCACAACTCCAACTACGAGCCCATCCCCGGCGACGAGGCCAGCGTCCTGGGCAAGGTCGTAGCGGTCCTGCGCCGGTTGTAA
- a CDS encoding nucleotidyltransferase domain-containing protein, with amino-acid sequence MTPYPKIDAIVETYLSVADAEAPGLVEGLYLEGSAALGDYRPDTSDVDFVAVTAAEPPFEVLERIHTRLGAYPFEGCYLTWDDLRLNPSELGPRPRAHGGKLHPRGHLNPVTWHTLARHGLTCRGPKPDELELWHDPAALAAWTDDNLDRYWRRLVTRASRLAAPWGLASLGNYGTVWIVTGVSRLHYTLATGEITSKAGAGRHALEVFPERWHRVVNEALRLREADTALPTVASAVSGLGDHFGTPRASMYASPFERRRDVLGFADQAITAAHELYAAR; translated from the coding sequence ATGACGCCCTACCCCAAGATCGATGCCATTGTCGAGACCTACCTGTCGGTGGCCGACGCGGAGGCACCCGGGCTGGTGGAGGGTCTCTATCTGGAGGGCTCGGCGGCCCTGGGCGACTACCGGCCCGACACGAGCGACGTGGACTTCGTCGCGGTGACGGCCGCCGAGCCGCCGTTCGAGGTGCTGGAGCGCATTCACACCCGGCTGGGCGCGTACCCGTTCGAGGGCTGCTACCTCACCTGGGACGACCTCCGCCTGAACCCCTCCGAGCTGGGCCCGCGCCCCAGGGCGCACGGCGGGAAGCTGCACCCCCGGGGCCACCTCAATCCGGTCACCTGGCACACGCTGGCCAGGCACGGGCTGACCTGCCGTGGACCCAAGCCGGACGAGCTGGAACTCTGGCACGATCCAGCCGCGCTGGCCGCCTGGACGGACGACAACCTCGACCGCTACTGGCGACGCCTCGTGACCCGGGCCTCCCGACTGGCCGCGCCCTGGGGCCTGGCCAGCCTGGGGAACTACGGCACCGTGTGGATCGTCACGGGCGTCTCCCGGCTGCACTACACGCTGGCGACGGGCGAGATCACCTCCAAGGCGGGGGCCGGGCGGCACGCGCTCGAGGTGTTTCCGGAGCGCTGGCACCGTGTGGTGAACGAGGCGCTGCGCCTGCGCGAGGCGGACACCGCGCTGCCGACCGTCGCGAGCGCGGTGAGCGGGCTGGGCGACCACTTCGGCACGCCCAGGGCCTCCATGTACGCCTCTCCGTTCGAGCGCAGGCGCGACGTGCTGGGCTTCGCCGATCAGGCGATCACGGCCGCGCACGAGCTGTACGCCGCCCGATAG
- a CDS encoding MalY/PatB family protein: MNEAYTPEDLKATHDGIKWAEVAPGVIPAWVADMDLSTAPEVIEALRQRASGDLGYPTWLDQPSAGPLAEAFAERMTNRYGWAADPSLVRSFNDVNQALQVFLQIWTRPGDGVALHTPAYHPFLTTLDVMERPLHPIQFEPDGDSWRFEVPDLSGCRVLLLVNPHNPTGRVFTREELTALAEQVERHDLLVLSDEIHADLTYGPHRHIPFATILPERTVTLTSATKAFNLGGIRCSVAHVGHAGVRKALEAQPPFLYGSANLFGVEATVAAWRHGDAWLESTRALLDRNRHTLASRLPSTVGYRLPEATYLAWLHVGRPGMAEVYEREAKVRLNDGSIFGPGGDGHVRLNFATTEPILSEILDRLARVL, encoded by the coding sequence GTGAATGAGGCATACACCCCTGAAGACCTCAAGGCAACACACGACGGGATCAAGTGGGCAGAAGTCGCGCCGGGCGTCATCCCCGCCTGGGTGGCCGACATGGACCTGTCCACCGCGCCCGAGGTGATCGAAGCCCTCCGACAGCGGGCCTCCGGAGACCTCGGCTATCCCACCTGGCTGGACCAGCCCTCGGCCGGACCGCTGGCGGAGGCGTTCGCCGAACGCATGACGAACCGGTACGGCTGGGCGGCCGACCCCTCTCTCGTGCGCTCGTTCAACGACGTCAACCAGGCGCTCCAGGTCTTCCTCCAGATCTGGACCCGGCCCGGCGACGGCGTCGCCCTGCACACTCCGGCCTACCACCCGTTCCTGACGACGCTGGACGTCATGGAACGCCCCCTCCATCCCATCCAGTTCGAGCCCGACGGGGACTCCTGGCGCTTCGAGGTGCCCGACCTCTCGGGCTGCCGGGTGCTCCTCCTCGTCAACCCGCACAACCCGACCGGACGCGTCTTCACCCGCGAGGAGCTGACCGCGCTGGCCGAACAGGTCGAGCGTCACGACCTGCTGGTCCTCTCGGACGAGATCCACGCGGACCTCACCTACGGGCCGCACCGGCACATCCCGTTCGCCACGATCCTCCCCGAACGCACGGTCACGCTGACGTCCGCGACGAAGGCGTTCAACCTGGGCGGCATCCGCTGCTCGGTCGCCCACGTGGGACACGCGGGGGTCCGCAAGGCCCTGGAGGCGCAGCCGCCCTTCCTGTACGGCTCGGCGAACCTGTTCGGCGTGGAGGCCACGGTGGCGGCGTGGCGGCACGGAGACGCCTGGCTGGAGTCCACCCGTGCCCTCCTCGACCGCAACCGCCACACGCTCGCCTCCCGCCTGCCCTCGACCGTCGGCTACCGGCTTCCGGAGGCGACGTACCTGGCGTGGCTGCACGTCGGCCGACCGGGAATGGCGGAGGTGTACGAGCGGGAGGCCAAGGTGCGCCTGAACGACGGCTCGATCTTCGGACCTGGCGGTGACGGGCACGTACGCCTGAACTTCGCCACGACGGAGCCGATCCTCAGCGAGATCCTCGACCGCCTGGCCCGCGTGCTCTGA
- a CDS encoding S41 family peptidase, whose protein sequence is MTNGAYLRYPHLHGDVVTFVADDDIWLAPLSGGRAWRFTADRAPVSHPRFSPDGARIAWTSGKEGAPEVFAAEIDGPEGDRLTYWGSATTGVRGWTAEGDVIAITSAAESERSRNWAYAVPLDGGPATRLPYGWVSDVAVDGARVATVSALWREPSQWKRYRGGTAGKIWVDAEGDGEFSRLFADSTAQYWSVSWVGDRIVFLADIDGVGNLYSALPDGSDLRRHSSHEEFYARHAAGDGERVVYSHAGDLWLLESLDAEPYRLDVRLGGPRPGRARRPAPLRVGSFSPDATGRASAVEIRGTAHWVTHRDGPVGALRAEPGVRVRLPRAINADGRAVWVSDASGEDGLEIGAPGGEIRTLAAGQLGRVLQLEAAPDGKHVAVATHDGRLLVVDLESGDTRELDRTTQGDVSGLTFSPDSAWLAWVHPHDEPLSQIRMGRVDGTSVIDVTPVRFADYDPVFTKDGKHLAFLSVRTFDPVYDAHVFDLSFPVGCKPYIVPLKATTPSPFDPSLQGRGFNGEDDKPGKDDKKDDEPPRTEVDPDGLSSRVVPVPVAAGRYGNLRTTKDALLWLRHPLAGQLGDGTESAGESVLERYDLKKRAKAELGREVRSFEVSGDGGRLVTNGKNGLQTRATTEGDEVVGIDLDRITVQIDPVAEWRQGFREAGRLMRDHFWREDMNGIDWQGVLDRYEPLVERIGAHSELIDLLWETQGELATSHAYAYVNGGGYDPRRRQGLLGADLSRDGDGVWRVTRILPGESSDHAARSPLLAPGVAVRPGDAIVAVGGRPVDPVRGPLALLAGTAGQPVELTVRPASGGDTRRVVVTPITDETQLRYHDWVESRRTLVREASGGRLGYLHVPDMAPWGWAQFHRDLRTEMAYDGLVVDVRANGGGHLSELVLEKLSRKVTAWARARGYEPMRYPADSPRGPIVTITDEFAGSDGDIVSAGIKVRQIGPLVGTRTWGGVIGIDSRYSLVDGTRVTQPRYSFWIEGQGWGVENYGVEPDIEVVITPQDRVAGRDPQLDKAIELALAALEEHPAATPPDLPPLP, encoded by the coding sequence GTGACAAATGGCGCATACCTGAGATACCCGCATTTGCACGGCGACGTGGTGACCTTCGTCGCCGACGACGATATCTGGCTGGCTCCCCTGTCCGGAGGCAGGGCCTGGCGGTTCACCGCCGACCGGGCACCGGTGTCGCACCCCAGGTTCTCCCCCGACGGCGCCCGCATCGCCTGGACGAGCGGCAAGGAGGGCGCGCCCGAGGTGTTCGCGGCGGAGATCGACGGCCCCGAGGGCGATCGGCTGACCTACTGGGGGAGCGCCACGACCGGCGTGCGCGGGTGGACGGCCGAGGGCGACGTCATCGCGATCACCTCCGCCGCGGAGAGCGAGCGCAGCAGGAACTGGGCGTACGCGGTGCCGCTCGACGGAGGACCGGCCACGCGCCTGCCGTACGGGTGGGTCAGCGACGTGGCGGTGGACGGCGCGCGGGTGGCCACCGTGTCGGCGCTGTGGCGCGAGCCGTCCCAATGGAAGCGGTACAGAGGCGGCACGGCCGGCAAGATCTGGGTCGACGCCGAGGGCGACGGCGAGTTCAGCCGGCTGTTCGCCGACAGCACGGCGCAGTACTGGTCGGTCAGCTGGGTGGGGGACCGGATCGTCTTCCTGGCCGACATCGACGGCGTCGGGAACCTCTACTCCGCCCTGCCCGACGGCTCCGACCTGCGCCGGCACAGCTCCCATGAGGAGTTCTACGCCCGTCACGCGGCGGGCGACGGGGAGCGGGTGGTCTACAGCCACGCCGGTGACCTGTGGCTGCTGGAGAGCCTGGACGCGGAGCCGTACCGGCTGGATGTGCGGCTGGGCGGGCCGCGGCCGGGGCGGGCCAGGCGCCCCGCGCCGCTGCGGGTCGGCTCGTTCTCGCCGGACGCGACCGGGCGGGCCAGCGCCGTGGAGATCCGCGGGACCGCGCACTGGGTGACCCACCGCGACGGGCCCGTGGGAGCGCTGCGGGCGGAGCCGGGCGTCCGGGTACGCCTGCCGCGCGCCATCAACGCCGACGGGCGCGCCGTGTGGGTGTCGGACGCCAGCGGGGAGGACGGCCTGGAGATCGGCGCGCCGGGCGGCGAGATCAGGACGCTGGCCGCCGGGCAGCTCGGGCGCGTGCTCCAGCTCGAGGCCGCGCCCGACGGCAAGCACGTGGCGGTCGCCACGCACGACGGACGCCTGCTGGTGGTCGACCTCGAGTCGGGAGACACGCGGGAGCTCGACCGGACCACGCAGGGGGACGTCAGCGGGCTGACGTTCTCGCCGGACTCGGCCTGGCTGGCCTGGGTGCATCCGCATGACGAGCCGCTGTCGCAGATCAGGATGGGACGGGTCGACGGGACCTCGGTGATCGACGTGACGCCGGTGCGGTTCGCCGACTACGACCCGGTGTTCACCAAGGACGGGAAGCATCTGGCGTTCCTGTCGGTGCGGACGTTCGATCCGGTATACGACGCGCACGTCTTCGACCTGTCGTTCCCCGTCGGGTGCAAGCCGTACATCGTGCCGCTCAAGGCCACCACGCCGTCGCCCTTCGACCCCTCGCTGCAGGGGCGCGGGTTCAACGGCGAGGACGACAAGCCGGGCAAGGACGACAAGAAGGACGACGAGCCGCCCAGGACCGAGGTCGATCCCGATGGGCTCTCCTCGCGCGTGGTGCCGGTGCCGGTGGCCGCCGGCCGCTACGGCAACCTGCGTACGACCAAGGACGCCCTGCTCTGGCTGCGCCACCCGCTCGCCGGGCAGCTCGGCGACGGCACCGAGTCCGCCGGCGAGAGCGTGCTGGAGCGTTATGACCTCAAGAAGCGCGCCAAGGCCGAACTGGGCAGGGAGGTGCGCTCGTTCGAGGTGAGCGGGGACGGCGGCCGGCTCGTCACCAACGGCAAGAACGGCCTGCAGACCCGCGCCACCACCGAGGGCGACGAGGTGGTCGGCATCGACCTCGACCGGATCACCGTTCAGATCGACCCGGTCGCCGAGTGGCGGCAGGGCTTCCGCGAGGCGGGTCGTCTCATGCGCGACCATTTCTGGCGCGAGGACATGAACGGCATCGACTGGCAGGGCGTGCTTGACCGCTACGAGCCCCTGGTGGAGCGCATCGGCGCGCACTCGGAGCTGATCGACCTGCTCTGGGAGACGCAGGGCGAGCTGGCCACCTCGCACGCCTACGCGTACGTCAACGGCGGCGGCTACGACCCTCGCCGCCGTCAGGGCCTGCTCGGCGCGGACCTGTCCAGGGACGGCGACGGGGTGTGGCGGGTCACGCGCATCCTGCCGGGCGAGTCCTCCGACCACGCCGCCCGCTCGCCGCTGCTCGCGCCCGGGGTGGCCGTCCGTCCCGGGGACGCGATCGTCGCCGTGGGCGGGCGCCCGGTGGATCCGGTACGCGGCCCGCTCGCCCTCCTGGCGGGCACGGCCGGCCAGCCCGTCGAGCTGACCGTGCGGCCCGCCTCCGGCGGGGACACGCGCCGCGTCGTGGTCACCCCGATCACGGACGAGACCCAGCTGCGTTACCACGACTGGGTGGAGAGCCGCCGCACCCTGGTCCGGGAGGCTTCCGGCGGCAGGCTCGGGTACCTGCACGTGCCCGACATGGCGCCGTGGGGGTGGGCGCAGTTCCACCGGGACCTGCGTACCGAGATGGCCTACGACGGGCTGGTCGTGGACGTGCGGGCGAACGGCGGCGGGCACCTGTCGGAGCTCGTGCTGGAGAAGCTGTCGCGCAAGGTCACGGCCTGGGCGCGGGCGCGCGGGTACGAGCCGATGCGGTACCCGGCGGACTCGCCCCGAGGGCCGATCGTGACGATCACCGACGAGTTCGCGGGCTCGGACGGGGACATCGTCAGTGCCGGGATCAAGGTCCGCCAGATCGGGCCGCTGGTGGGGACGCGTACGTGGGGCGGGGTGATCGGGATCGACTCGCGGTACTCGCTGGTGGACGGGACCCGGGTCACGCAGCCCCGCTACTCGTTCTGGATCGAGGGCCAGGGCTGGGGGGTGGAGAACTACGGCGTGGAACCGGACATCGAGGTGGTGATCACGCCGCAGGACCGGGTGGCGGGGCGGGATCCGCAGCTGGACAAGGCGATCGAGCTGGCGCTGGCCGCCTTGGAGGAGCACCCGGCCGCCACTCCGCCCGACCTCCCACCCCTTCCCTGA
- a CDS encoding TIGR03557 family F420-dependent LLM class oxidoreductase gives MVQIGYTLMSEQTPARELVDYAAAAERVGFDYAVISDHYFPWVEEMGHSPYCWSVLGAAAQVTERMPLMTYVTCPIMRYHPAVVAQKAATMGVLSKGRFTLGLGAGENLNEHVVGEGWPPVDTRHRMFAEAVQIIKELFSGDYVTYQGEFYDVDSAKLYDLPDRQVPLAIAASGGQSAEIAAEYGDMLVVNDPMADVVKQFNAAGGQGKPVYGQLALAYDTDAEAAKQRAHKLWRWAACGGWKVMAELPGPVNFAAAAGTVRPEDVAESVACGSDVNAVVEGVRKYADAGYTHVALVQVGHDQQEPFFDWAEKELLPALRSL, from the coding sequence ATGGTACAAATCGGCTACACCTTGATGTCCGAACAGACTCCGGCACGGGAACTGGTCGACTACGCCGCGGCGGCCGAGCGGGTCGGTTTCGACTACGCGGTCATCTCCGACCACTATTTCCCGTGGGTCGAGGAGATGGGGCACTCGCCGTACTGCTGGTCGGTGCTCGGCGCCGCGGCCCAGGTGACCGAGCGGATGCCGCTCATGACGTACGTGACCTGCCCGATCATGCGTTACCACCCGGCCGTCGTGGCGCAGAAGGCGGCCACGATGGGCGTGCTCAGCAAGGGCAGGTTCACGCTGGGCCTCGGCGCCGGCGAGAACCTCAACGAGCACGTCGTCGGCGAGGGATGGCCGCCGGTGGACACCAGGCACCGGATGTTCGCCGAGGCGGTCCAGATCATCAAGGAGCTGTTCAGCGGCGACTACGTCACCTACCAGGGCGAGTTCTACGACGTGGACTCCGCCAAGCTCTACGACCTGCCCGACCGGCAGGTGCCGCTCGCCATCGCCGCCTCCGGCGGGCAGTCCGCGGAGATCGCGGCCGAGTACGGCGACATGCTGGTGGTCAACGATCCGATGGCGGACGTGGTCAAGCAGTTCAACGCCGCGGGCGGGCAGGGCAAACCCGTCTACGGGCAGCTGGCCCTCGCGTACGACACCGATGCCGAGGCCGCCAAGCAGCGGGCCCACAAGCTCTGGCGGTGGGCGGCGTGCGGCGGCTGGAAGGTCATGGCCGAGCTGCCCGGACCGGTGAACTTCGCCGCCGCCGCGGGCACCGTGCGCCCGGAGGACGTGGCTGAGAGCGTGGCGTGCGGCAGCGACGTGAACGCGGTCGTGGAGGGCGTCAGGAAGTACGCCGACGCGGGCTACACGCATGTGGCGCTCGTCCAGGTCGGGCACGACCAGCAGGAGCCGTTCTTCGACTGGGCGGAGAAGGAACTGCTCCCGGCCCTCCGCAGCCTCTGA
- the leuS gene encoding leucine--tRNA ligase gives MSEYDPQALQAKWQQRWEEQEPYRANEDPADPRERRYMLDMFPYPSGDLHMGHGEVFAIGDVVARYWFQKGYNVLHPIGWDSFGLPAENAAIKRNAHPAEWTYANIETQVTSFKRYGISFDWSRRLHTSDPDYYRWNQWLFNRFFERGLAYRKGGLVNWCPNDQTVLANEQVVAGKCERCGADVIRRELTQWYFKITDYAQRLLDDMDQLNEGWSERLLTMQRNWIGRSEGADVLFQIEGRDEPVHVYTTRPDTLFGATFFVVAVDAKLADEIVTDEQRPAFEAYRAEVAKLSDIERLSTDKEKTGVFLGRYAINPVNGERIPVWAADYVLSDYGHGAIMAVPAHDQRDLDFALKFELPVKVVVHTGLADPGETGEATPGEGTLVNSGPLDGLTKAEAISKIIEILERDGRGTGAVNFRLRDWLLSRQRFWGTPIPIIHCGDCGEVPVPDDQLPVTLPDMRGEALAPKGVSPLASATEWVNVECPKCGGAAKRDTDTMDTFVDSSWYYLRYCSPGYTDGPFDVEQVRKWGPIDQYVGGIEHAVLHLLYSRFFTKVLHDMGMVDFNEPFRRMLNQGQVINGGKAMSKSLGNGVDLGQQIDDFGVDAVRLTMIFAGPPEDDIDWADVSPAASQKFLARALRVMSEVSSAPGVPFETGDVELRKVTHRTIDEVTKLVESYRFNVAVARMMELTSAARKAIDSGPGAGDPAVREAAETLAIMLSLVTPYAAEEGWERLGRTGPVAFAGWPSAEPELLVQESVTCVVQVAGKVRDRLEVSPDISEEALRELALASEKVAPYLTNSPRKVIVRAPKLVNIVP, from the coding sequence GTGAGTGAGTACGATCCGCAGGCGCTGCAGGCCAAGTGGCAGCAGCGATGGGAGGAGCAGGAACCCTACCGGGCGAACGAGGACCCGGCGGACCCGCGCGAGCGTCGCTACATGCTCGACATGTTCCCCTATCCGTCGGGCGACCTGCACATGGGTCATGGCGAGGTGTTCGCCATCGGCGACGTCGTCGCGCGTTACTGGTTCCAGAAGGGCTACAACGTCCTGCACCCGATCGGCTGGGACTCCTTCGGCCTGCCCGCGGAGAACGCCGCGATCAAGCGGAACGCCCACCCGGCCGAGTGGACCTACGCCAACATCGAGACGCAGGTCACCTCGTTCAAGCGCTACGGCATCTCCTTCGACTGGTCGCGCCGCCTGCACACCAGCGACCCCGACTATTACCGGTGGAACCAGTGGCTGTTCAACCGGTTCTTCGAGCGCGGCCTGGCCTACCGCAAGGGCGGCCTGGTCAACTGGTGCCCCAACGACCAGACCGTGCTGGCCAACGAGCAGGTCGTGGCGGGCAAGTGTGAGCGCTGCGGCGCCGACGTCATCCGACGCGAGCTGACGCAGTGGTACTTCAAGATCACTGACTACGCGCAGCGCCTGCTGGACGACATGGACCAGCTGAACGAGGGCTGGTCCGAGCGGCTGCTGACCATGCAGCGCAACTGGATCGGCCGCTCCGAGGGCGCCGACGTGCTGTTCCAGATCGAGGGCCGTGACGAGCCGGTCCACGTCTACACCACGCGGCCCGACACGCTGTTCGGCGCCACGTTCTTCGTGGTCGCAGTGGACGCCAAGCTGGCCGACGAGATCGTCACCGACGAGCAGCGTCCCGCGTTCGAGGCCTATCGCGCCGAGGTCGCCAAGCTGAGCGACATCGAGCGGCTGTCCACCGACAAGGAGAAGACCGGCGTCTTCCTGGGCCGCTACGCGATCAACCCGGTCAACGGCGAGCGCATCCCGGTCTGGGCGGCCGACTACGTGCTGTCCGACTACGGCCACGGCGCCATCATGGCCGTGCCCGCCCACGACCAGCGCGACCTGGACTTCGCGCTGAAGTTCGAGCTGCCGGTGAAGGTGGTCGTGCACACCGGCCTGGCCGACCCGGGCGAGACCGGCGAGGCCACGCCTGGCGAGGGCACGCTGGTCAACTCCGGGCCGCTGGACGGCCTGACCAAGGCCGAGGCCATCTCCAAGATCATCGAGATCCTGGAGCGCGACGGCAGGGGCACGGGCGCGGTCAACTTCCGGTTGCGCGACTGGCTGCTGTCCCGCCAGCGGTTCTGGGGCACGCCGATCCCGATCATCCACTGCGGCGACTGCGGCGAGGTGCCCGTCCCCGACGACCAGCTGCCGGTCACGCTGCCCGACATGCGCGGCGAGGCGCTGGCGCCCAAGGGCGTCTCCCCGCTGGCCAGCGCCACCGAGTGGGTCAACGTCGAGTGCCCCAAGTGCGGCGGTGCGGCCAAGCGCGACACCGACACGATGGACACGTTCGTCGACTCGTCGTGGTACTACCTGCGTTACTGCTCGCCCGGCTACACCGACGGCCCGTTCGACGTCGAGCAGGTGCGCAAGTGGGGCCCGATCGACCAGTACGTCGGCGGCATCGAGCACGCGGTGCTGCACCTGCTGTACTCGCGGTTCTTCACCAAGGTCCTGCACGACATGGGCATGGTCGACTTCAACGAGCCGTTCAGGCGCATGCTGAACCAGGGCCAGGTGATCAACGGCGGCAAGGCCATGTCCAAGTCCCTGGGCAACGGCGTGGACCTGGGCCAGCAGATCGACGACTTCGGCGTCGACGCCGTGCGCCTGACCATGATCTTCGCCGGGCCGCCCGAGGACGACATCGACTGGGCCGACGTCTCGCCGGCCGCGTCGCAGAAGTTCCTGGCCCGCGCGCTGCGCGTCATGTCGGAGGTGTCCTCCGCGCCCGGTGTGCCGTTCGAGACCGGCGACGTGGAGCTGCGCAAGGTCACGCACCGCACGATCGACGAGGTCACCAAGCTGGTCGAGTCCTACCGCTTCAACGTCGCGGTGGCGCGCATGATGGAGCTGACCTCCGCCGCCCGCAAGGCCATCGACTCCGGTCCCGGCGCCGGGGACCCGGCCGTGCGCGAGGCCGCGGAGACGCTGGCGATCATGCTGTCGCTGGTGACCCCCTACGCCGCCGAGGAGGGCTGGGAGCGGCTGGGCCGCACCGGCCCCGTCGCCTTCGCCGGCTGGCCTTCCGCCGAGCCGGAGCTGCTGGTGCAGGAGTCGGTCACCTGCGTCGTGCAGGTGGCGGGCAAGGTGCGCGACCGCCTGGAGGTCTCGCCCGACATCAGCGAGGAGGCGCTGCGGGAGCTGGCCCTGGCCTCGGAGAAGGTGGCGCCCTACCTGACGAACAGCCCCCGCAAGGTGATCGTCAGGGCTCCCAAGCTGGTCAACATCGTCCCGTGA